From the genome of Helicobacter pylori, one region includes:
- a CDS encoding bifunctional 4-hydroxy-2-oxoglutarate aldolase/2-dehydro-3-deoxy-phosphogluconate aldolase — protein sequence MKDKIIEILQISPIVPVVVVENIKDAVPLAQSLIEGGIQIIEVTLRSNCALEAIELIAKNVPKMRVGAGTILNPTQLEQAQNRGAEFLISPGLTIKLLEYAKKKNMPLIPGVSSSSEVMQALELGYSALKFFPAEYCGGVKLLNAFNGPFKGVKFCPTGGISVDNMRSYLDLENVLCVGGSWLTPKNLIQNKEWDKITEICKRALALR from the coding sequence ATGAAAGATAAAATAATAGAGATTTTACAAATTAGCCCCATTGTCCCTGTGGTGGTGGTTGAGAATATAAAAGACGCTGTGCCTTTAGCACAAAGCCTGATAGAGGGGGGTATTCAAATCATAGAAGTGACTTTGCGCTCCAACTGTGCTTTAGAGGCCATAGAGCTTATCGCTAAGAATGTGCCAAAAATGCGTGTGGGTGCTGGCACGATCCTAAATCCCACTCAATTAGAGCAAGCTCAAAATAGGGGGGCAGAGTTTTTGATTAGTCCGGGTCTTACAATAAAGCTTTTAGAATACGCAAAGAAAAAAAACATGCCTTTAATACCTGGGGTTTCTAGTAGCAGTGAAGTCATGCAAGCCTTAGAATTGGGCTATAGCGCTTTAAAATTTTTCCCGGCAGAGTATTGCGGGGGCGTTAAGCTTTTAAACGCTTTTAATGGTCCTTTTAAAGGGGTGAAATTTTGCCCTACTGGGGGGATTAGCGTGGATAACATGCGTTCTTATTTGGATTTAGAAAATGTTTTGTGCGTGGGGGGGAGCTGGCTTACCCCTAAAAATTTGATTCAAAACAAAGAGTGGGATAAAATCACAGAAATTTGCAAGCGAGCGTTAGCTTTAAGATAA
- a CDS encoding SDR family oxidoreductase, translating into MAHILVSGATSGFGLETAKAFLQKNHVVFGTGRRKENLQKLQLAYPKHFIPLCFDLKNKLETKRAIETIFSMTNRIDALINNAGLALGLNKAYECELDDWEIMIDTNIKGLLYLTRLILPSMIEHNQGTIINLGSIAGTYAYPGGNVYGASKAFVKQFSLNLRADLAGTNIRVSNVEPGLCGETEFSMVRFKGDKIKAQSVYENTIYLKPQDIANIVLWIYEQPLHVNINRIEIMPTSQTFAPLPTHKNP; encoded by the coding sequence ATGGCACACATTTTAGTTAGCGGGGCGACTTCAGGGTTTGGGCTAGAAACCGCTAAAGCGTTTTTACAAAAAAACCATGTGGTTTTTGGCACAGGGAGGCGAAAAGAGAATTTACAAAAATTGCAACTCGCTTATCCCAAGCATTTCATTCCCTTGTGTTTTGATCTTAAAAACAAGCTTGAAACTAAGCGAGCGATAGAGACTATTTTTTCCATGACAAATCGCATTGACGCTTTAATCAATAACGCCGGCTTGGCGCTAGGCTTAAACAAGGCTTATGAATGCGAGCTAGACGACTGGGAAATCATGATAGACACGAATATCAAGGGGTTGTTGTATCTCACTCGTTTGATCTTGCCCTCTATGATAGAGCATAACCAAGGGACTATCATCAATCTTGGCTCTATCGCTGGCACTTACGCCTATCCTGGAGGGAATGTCTATGGAGCGAGCAAGGCGTTTGTGAAACAATTTTCTTTAAATTTGCGAGCGGATCTAGCCGGCACTAACATTAGAGTGAGTAATGTTGAACCCGGTTTGTGCGGCGAAACCGAATTTAGCATGGTGCGCTTTAAGGGCGATAAAATAAAAGCCCAATCCGTCTATGAAAACACCATTTACCTCAAACCACAAGATATTGCTAACATCGTGCTATGGATTTATGAACAACCCTTGCATGTCAATATCAACCGCATAGAAATCATGCCCACAAGCCAAACTTTCGCTCCCCTACCTACCCATAAAAACCCTTAA
- the edd gene encoding phosphogluconate dehydratase, whose product MPKHSLEQIKEKITERSKKTRELYLENIFNPKNQPKIESLGCANIAHVTASMPEHLKIPLGSHKRKHFAIITAYNDMLSAHQPFKNYPDLIKKELQEHNAYASVASGVPAMCDGITQGYDGMELSLFSRDVIALSTAVGLSHNVFDGAFFLGVCDKIVPGLLIGALSFGNLASVFVPSGPMVSGIENYKKAKARQDFAMGKINREELLKVEMQSYHDVGTCTFYGTANSNQMMMEFMGLHVANSSFINPNNPLRKVLVEESAKRLASGKVLPLAKLIDEKSILNALIGLMATGGSTNHTLHLIAIARSCGVVLNWDDFDAVSNLIPLLAKVYPNGSVDVNAFEACGGLAFVIKELLKEGLLFEDTHTIMDTETQKGMQNYTKTPFLENGQLVYKDAVSHSLNTDILRPVSEPFAANGGLKILKGNLGRAVIKISAIKDEHRKVKARAIVFKTQSEFLERFKNKELERDFVAVLPFQGPKSNGMPELHKLTTNLGALQDMGYKVALVTDGRMSGASGKVPSAIHLSPEGALNGAIIKIKDGDLIELDAPNNALNVLEKDFENRGINPLFLETLENLEKPSFGLGRELFTSLRLNVNTAEEGAMSFGI is encoded by the coding sequence ATGCCTAAGCATTCTTTAGAACAAATCAAAGAAAAAATTACAGAGCGTAGCAAAAAAACCAGAGAGCTTTATTTAGAAAATATTTTTAACCCTAAAAACCAGCCCAAGATTGAGAGCTTGGGTTGTGCGAATATCGCACATGTTACAGCGAGCATGCCAGAGCATTTAAAAATACCTTTAGGTTCGCATAAAAGAAAGCATTTTGCGATTATCACGGCTTATAATGACATGCTTTCAGCCCACCAACCTTTTAAAAATTACCCTGACTTGATTAAAAAAGAGTTGCAAGAGCATAACGCTTATGCGAGTGTCGCTAGTGGCGTGCCAGCGATGTGTGATGGTATCACGCAGGGTTATGATGGCATGGAATTGAGCTTATTCAGCAGAGATGTGATCGCTTTAAGCACCGCCGTAGGGTTAAGCCATAATGTTTTTGACGGGGCGTTTTTTTTGGGCGTGTGCGATAAGATCGTGCCAGGCTTACTCATAGGAGCGTTAAGCTTTGGGAATTTAGCGAGCGTGTTTGTGCCAAGTGGGCCTATGGTGAGCGGGATAGAAAATTATAAAAAAGCCAAAGCGCGCCAAGATTTTGCAATGGGAAAGATCAACAGAGAAGAGCTTTTAAAAGTGGAAATGCAAAGCTATCATGATGTGGGCACTTGCACTTTTTATGGCACGGCTAATTCTAATCAAATGATGATGGAGTTTATGGGGTTGCATGTGGCTAATTCTAGCTTTATCAACCCTAACAACCCCTTGCGGAAGGTTTTAGTAGAAGAGAGCGCGAAAAGATTGGCGAGCGGGAAAGTTCTGCCTTTAGCCAAACTCATTGATGAAAAAAGCATTCTTAACGCTCTTATAGGCTTAATGGCAACAGGAGGTTCCACTAACCACACTTTACATTTAATCGCTATCGCTAGATCTTGTGGGGTGGTTCTCAATTGGGATGATTTTGACGCTGTTTCTAATCTCATACCCCTTTTAGCTAAAGTCTATCCTAACGGATCAGTGGATGTGAACGCTTTTGAAGCGTGTGGGGGCTTAGCGTTTGTGATCAAAGAATTGTTAAAAGAGGGGCTTTTATTTGAAGACACTCATACCATTATGGATACAGAAACGCAAAAAGGCATGCAAAATTACACCAAAACCCCCTTTTTAGAAAACGGCCAATTGGTGTATAAAGACGCTGTTAGTCATAGCCTGAATACGGACATTTTACGCCCTGTTAGCGAACCTTTTGCTGCTAATGGGGGGCTTAAAATCTTAAAGGGTAATTTAGGGCGGGCTGTGATTAAAATCTCAGCCATTAAAGATGAGCATAGGAAAGTTAAAGCCAGAGCGATTGTTTTTAAAACCCAAAGCGAATTTTTAGAACGCTTTAAAAATAAAGAATTAGAAAGGGACTTTGTGGCTGTCTTGCCTTTCCAAGGGCCTAAATCTAACGGCATGCCAGAATTGCACAAACTCACCACGAATTTAGGGGCTTTGCAGGATATGGGCTATAAGGTCGCACTTGTTACGGATGGGCGCATGAGCGGGGCGAGCGGGAAAGTGCCTAGTGCGATCCATTTAAGCCCTGAGGGAGCGTTAAATGGGGCGATCATTAAGATTAAAGATGGCGATTTGATAGAATTAGACGCTCCTAATAACGCTTTGAATGTGCTTGAAAAGGATTTTGAAAATAGAGGCATCAACCCCTTGTTTTTAGAAACCTTAGAAAATTTAGAAAAGCCTAGTTTTGGGTTGGGTAGGGAATTATTTACGAGTTTAAGATTGAATGTCAATACCGCTGAAGAGGGTGCTATGAGTTTTGGCATATAA
- the hcpC gene encoding Sel1-like repeat protein HcpC — MLGNVKKSLFRVLCLGALCLGGLMAEQDPKELVGLGTKSYKEQDFTQAKKYFEKACDLKENSGCFNLGVLYYQGQGVEKNLKKAASFYAKACDLNYSNGCHLLGNLYYSGQGVSQNTNKALQYYSKACDLKYAEGCASLGGIYHDGKVVTRDFKKSVEYFAKACDLNDGDGCTILGSLYDEGRGTPKDLKKALASYDKACGLKDSPGCFNAGNMYHHGDGVAKNFKEAIARYSKACELENGGGCFNLGAMQYNGEGVTRNEKQAIENFKKGCKLGAKGACDILKQLKIKV, encoded by the coding sequence ATGTTAGGAAATGTCAAAAAGTCCCTTTTTAGGGTTTTGTGCTTGGGCGCGTTGTGTTTAGGGGGGCTAATGGCAGAGCAAGACCCTAAAGAGCTTGTGGGTTTGGGCACAAAGAGTTACAAAGAGCAAGATTTCACTCAAGCTAAGAAATATTTTGAAAAAGCTTGCGATTTGAAAGAAAATAGCGGGTGTTTTAATTTAGGGGTGCTTTATTATCAAGGGCAAGGAGTGGAAAAGAACTTGAAAAAAGCCGCTTCATTTTACGCTAAAGCTTGCGATTTGAATTACAGCAATGGGTGTCATCTATTAGGGAATTTATATTACAGCGGGCAGGGCGTGTCCCAAAACACCAATAAAGCCCTACAATACTATTCTAAAGCGTGCGATTTGAAATACGCTGAAGGGTGTGCGAGCTTAGGGGGGATTTATCATGATGGTAAAGTGGTAACTAGGGATTTTAAAAAATCGGTGGAATATTTTGCTAAAGCTTGCGATTTAAACGATGGCGATGGTTGCACGATATTAGGGAGCTTGTATGATGAAGGCAGAGGCACGCCTAAAGATTTGAAAAAAGCGCTCGCTTCGTATGACAAGGCTTGCGGTTTGAAAGACAGCCCGGGGTGCTTTAACGCAGGGAATATGTATCATCATGGCGATGGCGTGGCGAAGAATTTTAAAGAGGCTATCGCTCGTTATTCTAAAGCATGCGAATTGGAAAATGGCGGAGGGTGTTTCAACTTAGGGGCCATGCAATACAATGGCGAAGGCGTAACAAGGAATGAAAAACAAGCCATAGAGAACTTTAAAAAAGGCTGTAAATTAGGTGCTAAAGGGGCATGCGATATTCTCAAGCAGCTTAAGATCAAAGTTTAG